Proteins encoded together in one Aminipila butyrica window:
- a CDS encoding glycosyl hydrolase family 18 protein, translated as MKKKLLLFVLGGLLVFSLPGWSFAAEKSESSEFKVVGYYSGDLFNESVDKLQTDKMTHIMYAFLIPKEDGTVKPLKKPEQLAAVVEKAHKDGCKVYIALGGWSDEGVPLSGTFGKVAADNTLRAKLISSVVQFTEDNQLDGVEIDWEYPDAYTLGNYEKLVVELSKALAAKGKHLTAAVNGAWSATAGPEVSQLMTNTCLNSFEFINVMSYDMNNQEHSPLWFGSTSIGYWLNRGVSPDRIVLGMPLYARPSWMQYRDIVQLDAANAYKDYAATSPLESYYNGLNTLREKTSIALKNGGGVMFFDVNEDVDWRDPQLGSYSAVTEVYKTVENARGLTKAERQNAVTVVLDRQVMGFSKAQGLGMPFLDENHRTMVPMRKLLESIGVELTWDNTVKKVTAVKTLAANNEYPAGRMITVEAAIGEDFITVNGKTVKMDTAAVIRDGRTYLPVRAVLEAFGYGVSWSDASSTVYVQSPS; from the coding sequence ATGAAAAAGAAGTTGCTTTTATTTGTACTAGGAGGTCTGCTGGTTTTCAGTCTGCCTGGCTGGAGTTTTGCAGCAGAAAAGAGTGAATCCAGTGAATTTAAAGTCGTGGGTTATTATTCGGGAGACTTGTTTAACGAATCCGTCGATAAACTTCAGACGGACAAGATGACCCATATTATGTATGCTTTTTTGATTCCCAAAGAAGATGGCACGGTGAAACCGCTGAAGAAGCCAGAGCAGCTGGCAGCGGTGGTGGAAAAAGCACACAAGGATGGCTGTAAGGTATACATCGCCTTGGGCGGCTGGTCTGACGAAGGGGTGCCCCTTTCAGGGACCTTTGGGAAGGTAGCAGCGGATAACACCCTGCGGGCTAAACTGATTAGCAGTGTAGTTCAGTTTACGGAAGATAATCAGCTGGACGGAGTAGAAATTGACTGGGAATACCCGGATGCCTACACCTTAGGCAATTATGAAAAGCTGGTGGTGGAGCTGTCCAAAGCCTTGGCAGCCAAGGGAAAACATTTGACCGCAGCGGTGAATGGGGCTTGGTCTGCTACGGCGGGACCAGAGGTGTCCCAGTTGATGACAAACACCTGCTTGAATTCCTTTGAATTCATCAATGTTATGAGTTACGATATGAACAATCAGGAGCACAGTCCTCTGTGGTTTGGCAGTACCTCTATCGGTTATTGGCTGAACCGGGGCGTTTCTCCGGACCGAATTGTGTTGGGCATGCCCCTCTACGCAAGGCCGAGCTGGATGCAGTATCGGGACATCGTTCAGCTGGACGCTGCCAATGCGTATAAGGATTATGCGGCTACCAGTCCCTTGGAATCTTACTACAATGGGTTGAATACGCTGCGAGAAAAGACTTCCATCGCGTTGAAAAACGGCGGAGGAGTGATGTTCTTTGATGTAAACGAGGATGTAGATTGGCGGGATCCTCAGCTGGGAAGCTATAGTGCGGTGACAGAAGTATATAAGACCGTGGAAAACGCCAGGGGGTTGACTAAGGCCGAGCGGCAGAACGCTGTAACGGTGGTGCTGGATCGGCAGGTCATGGGCTTTAGCAAGGCCCAAGGTTTAGGCATGCCTTTTTTAGATGAAAACCATCGGACTATGGTGCCTATGCGAAAGCTGCTGGAAAGCATCGGTGTAGAACTGACTTGGGACAATACTGTCAAGAAAGTGACAGCCGTAAAGACTTTGGCGGCTAACAATGAGTATCCGGCAGGCAGGATGATTACCGTGGAGGCCGCCATCGGTGAAGATTTCATTACTGTCAATGGAAAGACGGTGAAGATGGACACGGCAGCGGTTATTCGAGATGGCCGGACGTACCTGCCAGTACGGGCAGTGCTGGAAGCCTTCGGTTACGGTGTATCCTGGAGCGATGCCAGCAGCACCGTTTATGTTCAGTCCCCGTCTTAA